A genomic segment from Bradyrhizobium sp. CB1015 encodes:
- a CDS encoding NAD(P)-dependent oxidoreductase, translated as MRGVFVDANESLAVIMERLEKPGDPKVRINRNPDIKPEQYPEVLDGAEIAIVDHTALPTEVAKKCTGLKHVVFLGTGARSYMNPEELAELGISVHLIKGYGDTAVAESAIALMWASARVIAMMDREMRAGNWLREDGMQLTGKTLGLIGFGGIAAEVARIASGSGMKVIAWNRSPRSHASVEFTDLDSVLARSDVVSLHLLLNDETRGMITRERIAAMKRGVILINTARAAVVDEAAMIDALKSGHIRHAGLDVFNIEPLPGDHPLTKLPNVTLSAHSAFRTPEASENLIEAAWVHCRRIVKG; from the coding sequence ATGCGCGGAGTTTTCGTCGACGCCAATGAATCGCTGGCCGTGATCATGGAGCGGCTGGAGAAGCCCGGTGATCCCAAGGTGCGGATCAACAGGAATCCCGACATCAAGCCCGAGCAATATCCGGAAGTGCTCGACGGCGCCGAGATCGCGATCGTCGACCACACCGCGCTGCCGACCGAGGTCGCGAAGAAATGCACCGGGCTGAAGCACGTCGTGTTCCTCGGCACCGGCGCGCGCAGCTACATGAATCCGGAAGAGCTCGCCGAGCTCGGCATCTCCGTGCATCTGATCAAGGGCTACGGCGACACGGCGGTTGCGGAATCCGCGATCGCGCTGATGTGGGCCTCGGCCCGCGTCATCGCGATGATGGACCGGGAGATGAGGGCCGGGAACTGGCTGCGCGAGGACGGCATGCAGCTCACCGGCAAGACGCTCGGCCTGATCGGCTTCGGCGGCATCGCCGCGGAGGTCGCGCGCATCGCGTCCGGCAGCGGCATGAAGGTGATTGCCTGGAACCGCTCGCCAAGGAGCCACGCGAGCGTCGAATTCACCGACCTCGACAGCGTGCTGGCCAGAAGCGACGTCGTGTCGCTGCACCTGCTGCTCAACGACGAGACGCGCGGCATGATAACGCGCGAGAGGATCGCTGCGATGAAACGCGGCGTCATCCTCATCAACACCGCGCGCGCTGCTGTTGTCGACGAGGCCGCCATGATCGACGCGCTGAAGTCGGGCCATATCCGCCACGCCGGTCTCGACGTCTTCAACATCGAGCCGCTGCCCGGCGATCATCCGCTGACGAAGCTGCCGAACGTGACGCTGTCGGCGCATTCGGCCTTCCGCACGCCGGAGGCGAGCGAGAACCTGATTGAAGCGGCGTGGGTCCATTGCCGCCGGATCGTGAAGGGATAA